In Methanosarcina siciliae T4/M, one genomic interval encodes:
- the pyrE gene encoding orotate phosphoribosyltransferase, which produces MSQSKPDTGNEIETQKQELIAALKACGAVRYGDFTLASGKKSKYYIDIKKASTDPKTLKIIARQAALRVKEMDVDTVSGVELGGVPLATAVSLETGLPLLIVRKSVKEYGTKSRFVGDLKPEDRLVMLEDVTTSGGSVRDAIEVVRETGARVKYVITVVDREEGAKEKLKEADAEFVPLVTASDLLK; this is translated from the coding sequence ATGAGTCAATCAAAACCAGATACCGGAAACGAAATCGAGACACAGAAACAGGAACTGATCGCAGCCCTCAAAGCCTGCGGAGCTGTCCGCTACGGGGACTTCACGCTCGCCTCGGGAAAGAAAAGCAAATACTACATCGATATCAAGAAAGCCAGCACCGACCCCAAAACCCTGAAAATCATTGCCAGGCAGGCGGCCCTAAGGGTAAAGGAAATGGATGTTGACACCGTTTCAGGTGTGGAACTCGGGGGAGTCCCCCTGGCAACTGCAGTTTCCCTCGAAACAGGGCTTCCCCTGCTGATAGTCAGAAAATCCGTCAAGGAATATGGCACAAAAAGCAGGTTTGTAGGAGACCTCAAACCCGAAGACAGGCTGGTAATGCTCGAAGACGTAACAACCAGCGGAGGCTCGGTCCGGGACGCAATCGAGGTTGTAAGGGAAACAGGAGCCCGCGTCAAATACGTTATCACCGTAGTGGACCGGGAAGAAGGAGCAAAGGAAAAACTCAAAGAAGCAGATGCCGAATTTGTGCCTCTGGTAACTGCAAGTGACCTCCTAAAGTAA
- a CDS encoding CDP-2,3-bis-(O-geranylgeranyl)-sn-glycerol synthase, producing MLPAYLSNPFAAVFGGGKPIDGGRTYKDGRRILGDGKTYRGLFSGIFCGFLAGCIEIWLSMRGFEIMGIKMPTFGPDYATALIVVLALASGALFGDMFKSFFKRRMGLKRGASLPLVDQLDFVVGAWVFTYLVAPEWFVSNFTTGIALTVLIMTPLLHLTTNIIGYFIGVKKEPW from the coding sequence ATGCTTCCGGCCTACCTCTCCAATCCCTTCGCAGCCGTCTTCGGAGGAGGAAAGCCTATCGACGGGGGCAGGACTTATAAGGACGGGAGAAGGATTCTAGGAGACGGGAAGACCTACAGAGGACTCTTTTCAGGCATATTTTGCGGGTTTCTTGCAGGATGCATTGAGATATGGCTGAGTATGAGGGGTTTTGAGATCATGGGAATCAAAATGCCTACCTTTGGCCCGGATTATGCAACCGCTCTGATTGTTGTTCTTGCTCTTGCCTCCGGCGCCCTGTTCGGAGATATGTTCAAGAGCTTTTTCAAGCGCAGGATGGGTCTTAAAAGGGGAGCGTCCCTGCCTCTTGTAGACCAGCTGGATTTCGTTGTAGGAGCCTGGGTTTTCACATACCTTGTAGCCCCGGAATGGTTCGTGAGCAATTTCACAACCGGGATCGCGCTTACAGTCCTCATAATGACCCCTCTGCTCCATCTTACAACAAACATAATCGGATACTTTATAGGGGTCAAGAAAGAACCCTGGTAA
- a CDS encoding cytochrome c-type biogenesis CcmF C-terminal domain-containing protein: MKKLNDVLTVRSTIFATVSMLVLLAALITMGLLTPFIVRVSTGEEILLDSAYFNLRAALPTLALVMLLTLCLLLGSAGRKEALLALGLGVAGSALSVVFSPFSSLPVNISFSLLAVALFAVMYRLLSSKEKTLKGTLRRAGSHIIHLGVVLLLVGILFSTNMKLEDSAAVPVGEVGTFQDMGYSIQVTNITSGIEGAPYGSYPGSAYVSTVYFDVYRWGQPFDSGQVRYISDFKWEQSYTETYIHRGLLEELFIAPKSVDTKTQTVELYVRKVPFMTSLWGGFYLMVLGILLLFISDSLAGEKGAPGSGLSGTLTSEKGAQVKGIKNDSKKKRVSKKNV, translated from the coding sequence ATGAAAAAGCTAAACGATGTTCTCACAGTTCGCAGCACCATATTTGCTACAGTCTCCATGCTGGTGCTGCTTGCCGCTCTGATAACGATGGGGCTTTTAACCCCATTTATCGTGAGGGTCAGTACAGGAGAAGAAATCCTGCTTGATTCTGCCTATTTTAATCTGCGGGCAGCCCTGCCTACCCTTGCCCTCGTAATGCTTTTGACCCTGTGCCTCCTGCTCGGGAGTGCAGGGAGAAAGGAAGCCCTTCTTGCGCTCGGGCTCGGAGTTGCAGGTTCCGCACTTTCGGTTGTTTTTTCTCCGTTTTCAAGTCTGCCTGTCAATATCTCGTTTTCACTCCTCGCAGTGGCTCTCTTTGCGGTTATGTACAGGCTGCTTTCTTCGAAGGAAAAGACCCTGAAAGGAACTCTTCGGAGGGCAGGCTCTCATATTATTCACCTTGGGGTAGTCCTGCTCCTTGTTGGCATTCTCTTCAGCACCAACATGAAGCTTGAAGACTCTGCTGCTGTCCCTGTGGGAGAGGTGGGCACTTTCCAGGACATGGGGTACAGCATTCAGGTTACCAACATCACTTCGGGAATCGAAGGGGCTCCTTACGGGAGCTACCCTGGCTCGGCTTATGTAAGTACCGTATATTTCGATGTGTACAGGTGGGGACAGCCTTTTGACAGCGGACAGGTCAGGTACATAAGCGACTTCAAATGGGAACAGTCCTACACCGAAACCTATATTCACAGAGGGCTTCTGGAAGAACTCTTTATCGCCCCCAAATCCGTGGATACAAAAACCCAGACCGTGGAACTTTATGTACGGAAGGTCCCCTTCATGACTTCTCTCTGGGGAGGGTTTTATTTGATGGTGCTTGGTATCCTCTTACTCTTCATCTCAGACTCTCTTGCAGGGGAAAAAGGTGCCCCCGGAAGCGGCCTTTCCGGAACCCTTACTTCTGAAAAAGGGGCTCAGGTAAAAGGAATCAAAAATGACAGCAAAAAAAAGCGCGTTAGCAAAAAAAATGTATGA
- the ccsA gene encoding cytochrome c biogenesis protein CcsA, which produces MNTGMGLIWIAGASGLLAFLTSLLYFFGQARKFRVLSEKLELLAGAGLVISIFLLASHLLGVDTQYSYVFQHSSTDLAWHYRLSALWAGQEGSFLIWTGFIFVMLAITRFTGTGKVLRETELFSLMRSVSLFVASVFLLLLALKNPFSMYYYTGTGVPDVTNWNLFAEPFVVSYGQGMNPLLRNPWMAIHPPLLFLGYAAFTLPFSAAIGGLVLRDSRWSELATGWMRVSWLFLTLGIGFGAFWAYEVLGWGAWYWTWDPVETSSLIPWLTATAYLHAKLRVRQGEYGFLLPMLALVSFILVIFSTFVTRSGLWVSVHSWQDFTMEGTIIALFLVVLIGSSAVLLARKYFSED; this is translated from the coding sequence ATGAATACCGGAATGGGACTCATCTGGATAGCGGGGGCTTCCGGACTGCTTGCTTTTTTAACCTCCCTGCTGTACTTCTTCGGGCAGGCCAGGAAGTTTCGGGTTCTTTCCGAAAAACTGGAACTTCTCGCAGGGGCTGGACTGGTGATCTCGATATTCCTGCTTGCTTCCCACCTGCTTGGTGTGGATACTCAATACAGTTACGTCTTTCAGCACTCAAGCACCGACCTTGCCTGGCACTACAGGCTTTCCGCGCTCTGGGCAGGGCAGGAAGGCTCTTTTTTGATCTGGACGGGCTTTATCTTTGTAATGCTTGCAATAACGCGTTTTACAGGTACCGGGAAAGTCCTCCGGGAGACCGAGCTTTTTTCACTTATGAGGTCGGTTTCGCTCTTTGTAGCCTCGGTATTCCTGTTGCTCCTGGCGTTGAAAAATCCGTTTTCCATGTATTATTACACAGGTACGGGAGTGCCTGATGTTACAAACTGGAACCTCTTTGCGGAACCTTTCGTTGTTTCTTATGGGCAGGGTATGAACCCTCTGCTTAGGAATCCCTGGATGGCTATCCATCCTCCTCTCCTGTTCCTTGGATACGCAGCTTTCACTCTCCCGTTCTCTGCTGCAATCGGAGGTCTTGTCCTTAGGGATAGCCGTTGGTCGGAACTTGCAACAGGCTGGATGCGTGTCTCCTGGCTCTTTCTCACCCTCGGGATAGGCTTCGGGGCCTTCTGGGCGTATGAGGTGCTTGGCTGGGGAGCCTGGTACTGGACCTGGGACCCGGTAGAGACTTCTTCCCTGATCCCCTGGCTTACGGCAACGGCTTATCTGCACGCAAAGCTCAGGGTCCGACAGGGGGAGTATGGTTTCCTGCTCCCTATGCTAGCACTTGTATCCTTTATTCTGGTTATCTTCTCGACCTTTGTCACAAGAAGCGGGCTTTGGGTATCCGTGCATTCCTGGCAGGACTTCACAATGGAAGGGACAATAATTGCTCTCTTTCTGGTGGTCCTTATAGGTTCGAGTGCGGTTCTTCTTGCCAGAAAGTATTTTAGCGAGGACTAA
- a CDS encoding transcriptional regulator protein — protein MKDYEVKVLDENDHIFIETLRNLGMSRNVATTMAYLMNVDEASSREIEISTGLRQPEVSLAMRLMRNQSWVNVRSEKKPGKGRPIKIYSLAAPVDEIISYYEDKIYKESQATISAIKKLKVMSKKVPLTPTK, from the coding sequence ATGAAAGACTATGAAGTAAAAGTGCTGGACGAAAACGACCACATTTTTATTGAAACGTTAAGGAACCTCGGGATGTCAAGAAATGTTGCTACAACTATGGCATATCTTATGAATGTCGACGAAGCTTCATCCCGTGAAATTGAAATTAGTACTGGACTGAGGCAACCCGAAGTAAGTCTTGCAATGAGGCTGATGCGGAACCAGTCCTGGGTTAATGTACGTTCGGAAAAGAAACCCGGTAAAGGGCGCCCGATAAAAATCTATTCCCTTGCAGCTCCTGTTGATGAGATTATAAGCTACTATGAGGATAAAATCTATAAGGAATCTCAGGCAACGATCTCAGCAATTAAAAAACTGAAGGTTATGAGCAAAAAGGTGCCTTTAACACCCACAAAATAA
- a CDS encoding MoaD/ThiS family protein codes for MSKRLHVTIQAGEISEQIVEVAESATYEDLLDKLNINQETVLVLNEGNAVPLDGAVNSDRLTILKVVTGG; via the coding sequence TTGAGTAAAAGGTTACACGTAACAATTCAAGCTGGAGAAATTTCCGAGCAGATCGTAGAAGTGGCAGAAAGCGCTACCTACGAAGACCTGCTTGATAAGCTGAATATAAATCAGGAAACAGTACTTGTATTAAACGAAGGGAATGCGGTTCCCCTTGACGGGGCTGTAAATTCCGATAGGCTTACAATCCTTAAAGTTGTTACAGGTGGCTGA
- a CDS encoding methanogenesis marker 16 metalloprotein yields the protein MNGASDNTEKPRTIQEIQAKIDAGEAVVLTAEEIGSKVRAGEKIRFEDIDVVTTATRGIMSGTYAVFSFKVSEPDSFVKASKVLLNGVPAVVGPCPNERLGVLDLIVLGTAHSETDPRYGGGHLFRDLVEGKSITVDVTTSGGDFFSVETRLFEMPFARLYATRHAFKNYRAFVNPGKEAIKTIFHALPFEGEFRELTFCGCGELNPIQNDPKLETIGIGTRVLINGAEGFVTGQGTRSAPDNPNLTGFADLHDMTPEYMGGFATSAGPEIINTWAVPIPVLSREMLKHILQLDSQIPLKLVDLAGRLPLCEITYGDVWDNADLSVIYEPEKCIDCKVCCVAEACPMGAVSKGENGAVHNPELCFNCGLCISRCKGEAFSAKLGTVSCAVGGCFRDIKVTLRQSDRARAVKAAEELKAQVLSGKFRLKEPVEKISWRE from the coding sequence ATGAACGGAGCATCGGATAACACAGAAAAACCCCGGACAATCCAGGAAATCCAGGCAAAAATCGACGCTGGAGAAGCTGTTGTCCTTACGGCTGAGGAAATCGGCTCAAAGGTCAGGGCAGGGGAAAAAATCAGGTTTGAAGACATTGATGTCGTAACTACCGCAACTCGCGGGATCATGAGCGGAACGTATGCGGTCTTTTCCTTCAAAGTTTCCGAACCCGATTCTTTTGTAAAAGCTTCTAAAGTCCTGCTGAACGGAGTGCCGGCAGTAGTCGGGCCCTGCCCGAACGAAAGGCTTGGGGTCCTGGACCTTATCGTACTCGGGACAGCTCACAGTGAAACAGATCCTCGCTACGGAGGCGGGCACCTTTTCAGGGATCTGGTCGAAGGAAAGAGCATTACTGTGGACGTAACCACAAGTGGAGGAGACTTTTTTTCAGTCGAGACCCGTCTTTTCGAGATGCCTTTTGCGCGGCTTTATGCGACAAGACATGCCTTCAAAAACTACCGGGCATTCGTAAACCCGGGAAAAGAGGCTATTAAAACAATTTTCCATGCTCTGCCCTTTGAAGGCGAGTTCAGGGAACTGACCTTCTGCGGCTGCGGTGAGTTAAACCCGATTCAAAATGACCCAAAACTTGAGACAATAGGAATCGGGACAAGAGTCCTGATTAACGGGGCCGAAGGGTTCGTTACGGGTCAGGGTACCCGCAGTGCTCCGGATAATCCCAACCTTACGGGTTTTGCAGATCTTCATGACATGACTCCAGAGTATATGGGAGGCTTTGCAACCTCAGCAGGTCCCGAAATTATCAACACCTGGGCGGTCCCCATCCCTGTCCTTTCCCGGGAAATGCTGAAACATATCCTTCAGCTGGACAGCCAGATTCCGCTCAAACTGGTAGACCTTGCAGGCAGGCTCCCTCTTTGCGAGATCACCTACGGGGACGTCTGGGATAACGCCGACCTGAGTGTAATATACGAGCCAGAAAAATGCATTGACTGCAAGGTCTGCTGCGTGGCCGAAGCATGCCCTATGGGGGCAGTCAGCAAAGGAGAAAATGGAGCAGTGCACAACCCGGAACTTTGTTTTAACTGCGGACTCTGTATCTCAAGGTGCAAAGGAGAAGCCTTCAGCGCAAAGCTCGGGACTGTCAGCTGTGCAGTCGGAGGCTGCTTCAGAGATATCAAAGTAACCCTGCGCCAGTCAGACCGGGCAAGAGCGGTAAAAGCCGCAGAAGAGCTTAAGGCTCAGGTCCTTTCAGGAAAATTCAGGCTCAAGGAACCGGTGGAGAAAATAAGCTGGAGAGAATAA
- the comE gene encoding sulfopyruvate decarboxylase subunit beta, with the protein MYVVNPEEEVIEIMKKTGIDLAATLPCDRIKNLLPLVSENFPEIKLTREENGVGICAGAYLAGGKPMMLIQSTGLGNMINALESLNVICKIPLPVLTSWRGVYKEGIEAQVPLGVHLPGILEGAGIAYTTIDGPEKIGLLEEVIRDAYENLRPHVALVSPRTWEGSSCCAWDTQKAPKTPEKEKVCKFRLTQKVLEPRMIRNDAISAVATELDGELTVTNLGVPCKELYAARDRDLNFYMFGSMGLTTSIGLGIALRTDRQVVVFDGDGSLLMNPNALLEVGREAPENLTILALDNGAYGSTGSQETCALRYIDLEILANACGIQNTHKVNAEEELVYLYKDSLNARQTSFIHVILKPGNTKAPNIPLSPEDVTKRFMESLKKDQNKS; encoded by the coding sequence ATGTACGTGGTAAACCCGGAAGAAGAAGTAATAGAAATCATGAAAAAAACAGGTATTGACCTTGCTGCAACGCTTCCCTGCGACCGGATCAAGAACCTGCTCCCCCTGGTTTCGGAAAATTTTCCTGAAATCAAACTGACCAGGGAAGAAAACGGGGTAGGGATCTGCGCTGGAGCTTACCTTGCAGGAGGAAAGCCCATGATGCTCATCCAGAGCACAGGGCTTGGGAACATGATCAATGCCCTTGAGTCCCTTAACGTAATCTGCAAAATCCCCCTGCCTGTCCTTACAAGCTGGCGCGGCGTTTACAAAGAAGGTATCGAAGCCCAGGTCCCCCTGGGAGTCCACCTCCCCGGGATTCTTGAAGGAGCAGGGATCGCATATACAACCATAGACGGTCCTGAAAAAATTGGGCTCCTTGAGGAGGTCATAAGGGACGCATACGAAAACCTCCGCCCTCACGTTGCCCTGGTCTCGCCCAGGACCTGGGAAGGATCCAGCTGCTGTGCCTGGGATACCCAGAAAGCTCCGAAAACACCAGAGAAAGAAAAGGTCTGCAAATTCCGCCTGACCCAAAAGGTCCTGGAGCCCCGCATGATCCGAAACGATGCCATCTCTGCCGTGGCTACCGAACTGGACGGGGAACTCACCGTAACAAACCTGGGAGTACCCTGTAAGGAACTCTACGCTGCGAGGGATAGGGACCTTAACTTTTACATGTTCGGATCAATGGGACTGACCACCTCCATAGGACTTGGGATTGCCCTGCGCACGGACCGACAGGTTGTGGTATTTGATGGAGACGGAAGCCTCCTAATGAACCCAAACGCTCTCCTGGAAGTCGGCAGGGAAGCACCGGAAAACCTTACCATCCTCGCCCTTGACAACGGGGCCTACGGCTCTACAGGTTCCCAGGAAACCTGTGCGCTTCGCTACATTGACCTGGAAATCCTGGCAAACGCCTGCGGGATACAGAACACGCATAAGGTCAACGCGGAAGAGGAGCTCGTATACCTGTACAAAGATTCCCTGAACGCCAGGCAGACATCGTTTATTCATGTGATCCTTAAGCCGGGAAACACAAAAGCCCCAAATATCCCTCTGAGTCCCGAAGATGTAACAAAACGCTTCATGGAATCACTGAAAAAAGATCAAAACAAAAGTTAA